The window TCTCTCCACCACCAGATTCTCCGCTCTCTCCTCCGTCAAACCAAGATCCCAGATCTCCGATCTATCTCCGTCGCCGTCGATTGATCCTCCGCCGTTTCAAACTTTCTCCTCGTTGCTGCCGCCCCCCCCCCTCCCCTCACCGACACCGTCAGTGGTTCGTTTGCTTAGATCTCGATCTTCGATTTTGACTTTTGTTAATTCGTGTGCGTGATTGCTGTTCGCCTGAATCGAATTCGAATTGAATCCATTCGAACTGAGTAAAGCGTTAGATTGGATCCCATTTGAGAGATACGATATTGTTTGATTGTGATTTGAACTTTTTTGCTCTGCAGAAGCTGGGGGATACGATACGTCTTTTGATTGCGTTTATTATACATTCGAGATGGCTTCAGAAGGAAAAATGTTATTTGATCTTAATGAACTTCCTACGGAAGATGATGATGGTAGTGGTGTGAATCAGCCTCAGAAGGCTATCCCATCTGCAAGCCCCAATACTTCTACTGGCTTGCTGGCAACACCTCAAGATAAAGCAAACAGCCGAGTGTTCTTGCATGCGTCTACGGCGTCTGGCTTTCAGCCTTTTGTCCGCCCCTTGGCTTCTCAACATACAGATGTAGTGGTTGAACGGAAGACAGACGAGTTTGCTTACAAGGAAGCATCATCATCAGTAGTTCCGGATGACGCTGGAGCACCTGAGAGAGAAGAAGGGGAATTGATGGAGTCTGAGGCTCCTGCTAGTGATAGTATCGATTGTAAAGGTATGGCGATGCCAGAAACTGGCGTCTCTTCTGATGATTCTAAAGTTACAGAGAAAGGTTGTAGCACAGTAGGATTAGATGTTGCCTCAGACTCTGGTCTTCAAAAGAGGAACGTCAACCTGAGTTCAGAATGCAGTGGTAAAGATAGTGCATCTATAGATGGTGGTCCGCAAGAGCAGGGTTTAACTGTGAAGCAGAGAGAAACGAAAGGAGTTGAAGCAAGTCATGCAATCAAGTGCGCAAATACCACTGTCAAAAGAAAGTGGGATCAACAGAAAGAGACCATGTTGGGAAAGAAACGAAACAGGCAGACTATGTTTCTCAACCTGGAAGATGTCAAGCAAGCTGGCCCTATTAAGACCACAACACCTAGAAGACAGAATTTCCCGCAACCTGTTGTCACACGCACAGTTAGAGAATCTCGCGCAGGGGCTGAGCAAGGAACGTCTGAACAGAAGTCAGAATCTAATGGGGAATCACAACCCGGATTGGTTGCTAAAACTAGGCGGATAAACGGGGATGCAGGACCTTCTTCAGAGGGGACAACGACATCCGTGTCAAGGCAGGGTTCATGGAAGCAACCGGCATATTCACAGTCGAAGCCTGGTCAGTCGTCAAGTAGACAAGTCTCCTTGCGCAGTCAAAGTTCTGCAGACTCAAAGTTCGGAAACAAGAAGCTTACGTCGTTCAAGAAGCCAGTCACAAATAGTACTCAATACCAAGATACATCTGTGGAGCGTCTTATACGAGAGGTGACCAACGAAAAGTTCTGGCATCATCCAGGTATGTCCTATATTGTTTATCTGCTTATGGAACTCGTGTTTGAGTGCTCCTACTTTTTTAATCAAGTTCTCTTGATTTAAGGTAAGAAATTTATATGCCAATTAAATCTACTGGTGCCAGTTCCCTGTGTCCTCAATCATGGCTCAGTGAGAATCATAATGGCCACATGATTTGGAAGGTGATACGATTAAATCATACTTTTAGAAGACAGAGTACTTCTAGTTTGTGTTAGTATTTTTATGCACTTGCCCTGGTTCATATCTCAATTCTCTGCAGTAAATGTTGCTGTCTCCTGTTGTGTTGTAATATTTTCATCTTTGGTAGTATGCCTGTTACGGCACTGAACACTCGGGAATATAAAAGTTCCAGTGATCTTCGGTAAGTAGGCGTTTTTGGTCAAGTATAGGGAAATTGGATGCTTCAATGCTTATATAAAAGTTGAATGATCTGTTAATGAAACTGAATACTGGACATTGATTGGCTTTATGATTGACATGCTTCTGGTATTTTCTGTACACCTCACACTGGAGATACTTGACTTGCATGGATGATAATGATTCACTTTAACCTTTTCGTATGTTTGTCTTTTCTGTCTTTTTGCCATTGTGTTATTGACTGTTGGCATACAATTTTCTTGTATTGTAGAGGATACTGAGCTCCAGTGTGTTCCTGAGCGGTTTGAATCCATGGATGAGTATGTTAGAGTGTTTGAACCTTTACTTTTTGAGGAGTGCCGGGCACAGCTTTACAGTTCATGGGAAGAATCATGCGAGGCAAATTCATACATGAAGGTCAGAATAAAGTTTGTGGAACGAAGAGAGCGAGGTAATAATCACCTCTGACCTAATAGACACTTATAAAGCCCCGTGGGCACAATGTTAACCCTTTGTTGACTGTTCTCTTGGTACCTGACTGCTAAGTATCCTTTGTTTTTACCTGGTTTAGGTTGGTATGATGTGATACTTAATTCACTAAATGAATGTAAATGGCCATTCAAGGAGGGTGATGTTGCAGTTCTGTCAACACCTGTTCCTGAATCAGGTAAGGTTATAATTCTTAGATCGTCTGGTTAGTTTTCATTTTGCTATTGCTTCTCTCCGAATTCTTTAATTTTGTACTTTTATGTTTAGAAGGAGAGCATGAGGATGGTGGACGTGTAGCTGGTACAGTTAGGAGATATATACCTGTTGACACTCGAGATCCCCATGGAGCGATTCTCCATTTCTATGTTGGAGACTCTTATGACTCCGGCAGGTATATACTCACCTTTAGCTATTGATACTATATCTGAGTTTTATCCATTCTTACTGAAAGAATTATTTCATTTCTCTCATTTtctttgtaattttcttttcCAGCAATGTTGATGATAATCATATATTACGGAAGCTTAAACCGAAGGAGATCTGGCATCTGACAGTGCTTGGTTCGCTTGCAACCACACAGAGGGAATATGTTGCTTTGCATGCATTTGGTCAGCTTAACCCACAGGTTGGTAATCTTTCCTCTAACAAATCTTTCATAGACGCTTTCAGTTATTCTGACGCTGTCAAATTCTTATTatatccttcagatgcaaaatgCAATTCTCAGACCCAGCCCGGAGCAGTTTCCTAATTACGGTGAGCAAACTCCTACAGTACCCGATTGTTTTACTCCGAGCTTTGCTGGCCATTTGCATAGAAGCTTTAATGCTCCACAGTTGGCTGCAATCCATTGGGCTGCAATGCACACTGCAGCTGGTACCAGCAGTGGGGCTAAGAGGCAAGATCCATGGCCATTTACTCTTGTCCAAGGCCCTCCTGGAACAGGCAAGACACACACAGTGTGGGGAATGTTGAATGTCATCCATTTGGTTCAGTATCAGCAGTATTACACTTCCTTGCTGAAGAAATTAGCTCCTGAAAGTTATAAACAAGTTAATGAGGGCAGTTCAGATAATATTGTGTCTGGGTCTATTGACGAAGTCCTACAAAATATGGATCAGAACCTATTCCGTACTCTACCAAAACTGTGTGCGAAACCAAGGATGCTCGTTTGTGCTCCTTCAAATGCTGCGACCGATGAACTTCTCTCACGTGTCCTTGATCGTGGTTTTATTGATGGGGAAATGAGGGTTTATCGACCTGATGTTGCTCGAGTAGGTGTTGATACTCAAACTAGAGCTGCTCAAGCAGTCTCTGTGGAGCGGAGAAGTGATCAGCTATTAGCCAAGTCCCGTGATGAAATTCTAGGACACATGCACAACCTCAGGTTACGAGAAGCTCAGCTCTCTCAAGAAATTGCTGGACTTAAAAGGGAACTTACTGCTGCAGCCTTCACTAATCGTTCGCAGGGATCCGTTGGTGTTGACCCTGATGTTCTTATGGTTAGAGACCAGACCAGAGATGCATTGTTACAGCGCCTTTCTGCTGTGGTGGAAGCCAGAGATAAAGATCTTGTTGAAATGTCTCGCCTTCTAATTGTTGAGGGGAAGTTTCGCGCAGGTAACAGTTTTAACCTTGAAGAAGCTCGCGCAAGTCTTGAGGCGAGTTTCGCGAACGAGGCTGAAATTGTTTTTACAACCGTATCAAGCAGTGGTCGTAAACTGTTTTCTCGTCTTACACATGGCTTCGATATGGTGGTCATCGACGAGGCTGCCCAAGCTAGTGAAGTTGGAGTTCTTCCTCCACTTGCTCTTGGTGCTGCAAGATGTGTACTCGTCGGTGATCCTCAGCAGCTTCCTGCTACAGTTATCAGCAAAGCTGCTGGAACCCTGTTATACAGCAGAAGTCTCTTTGAAAGGTTTCAGTTAGCAGGCTGTCCAACATTGTTGTTAACTCTTCAGTATAGGATGCATCCTCAAATTCGTGATTTCCCTTCACGATATTTCTACCAAGGACGCCTCACTGACAGCGAAAGTGTTACCACTGCTCCTGATGAGATTTACTACAAAGATTCTGTACTCAAGCCTTACCTTTTCTTTAACATCAGTCATGGACGAGAATCCCATAGAGGTGGATCAGTTTCTTACGAGAACATTGATGAAGCTCGCTTCTGTGTTGGACTTTACATGCATCTTCAGAGAACTCTTAAGTCATTGGGTGGGGGTAAAGTCTCTGTTGGGGTGATAACTCCATATAAACTGCAGCTAAAATGCCTGAAAATGGAGTTTGGAAACGCTTTGGGACCAGATGAAGTGAAAGAGATTTATATTAATACCGTAGACGCGTTTCAGGGTCAAGAACGTGATGTCATAATCATGTCATGTGTGCGTGCTTCCGGTCACGGGGTTGGGTTTGTCGCGGATATACGACGGATGAATGTTGCTCTCACACGTGCCAAAAGAGCTCTATGGGTATGCACGCactcatttttttc of the Brassica rapa cultivar Chiifu-401-42 chromosome A03, CAAS_Brap_v3.01, whole genome shotgun sequence genome contains:
- the LOC103861928 gene encoding probable helicase MAGATAMA 3, with amino-acid sequence MASEGKMLFDLNELPTEDDDGSGVNQPQKAIPSASPNTSTGLLATPQDKANSRVFLHASTASGFQPFVRPLASQHTDVVVERKTDEFAYKEASSSVVPDDAGAPEREEGELMESEAPASDSIDCKGMAMPETGVSSDDSKVTEKGCSTVGLDVASDSGLQKRNVNLSSECSGKDSASIDGGPQEQGLTVKQRETKGVEASHAIKCANTTVKRKWDQQKETMLGKKRNRQTMFLNLEDVKQAGPIKTTTPRRQNFPQPVVTRTVRESRAGAEQGTSEQKSESNGESQPGLVAKTRRINGDAGPSSEGTTTSVSRQGSWKQPAYSQSKPGQSSSRQVSLRSQSSADSKFGNKKLTSFKKPVTNSTQYQDTSVERLIREVTNEKFWHHPEDTELQCVPERFESMDEYVRVFEPLLFEECRAQLYSSWEESCEANSYMKVRIKFVERRERGWYDVILNSLNECKWPFKEGDVAVLSTPVPESEGEHEDGGRVAGTVRRYIPVDTRDPHGAILHFYVGDSYDSGSNVDDNHILRKLKPKEIWHLTVLGSLATTQREYVALHAFGQLNPQMQNAILRPSPEQFPNYGEQTPTVPDCFTPSFAGHLHRSFNAPQLAAIHWAAMHTAAGTSSGAKRQDPWPFTLVQGPPGTGKTHTVWGMLNVIHLVQYQQYYTSLLKKLAPESYKQVNEGSSDNIVSGSIDEVLQNMDQNLFRTLPKLCAKPRMLVCAPSNAATDELLSRVLDRGFIDGEMRVYRPDVARVGVDTQTRAAQAVSVERRSDQLLAKSRDEILGHMHNLRLREAQLSQEIAGLKRELTAAAFTNRSQGSVGVDPDVLMVRDQTRDALLQRLSAVVEARDKDLVEMSRLLIVEGKFRAGNSFNLEEARASLEASFANEAEIVFTTVSSSGRKLFSRLTHGFDMVVIDEAAQASEVGVLPPLALGAARCVLVGDPQQLPATVISKAAGTLLYSRSLFERFQLAGCPTLLLTLQYRMHPQIRDFPSRYFYQGRLTDSESVTTAPDEIYYKDSVLKPYLFFNISHGRESHRGGSVSYENIDEARFCVGLYMHLQRTLKSLGGGKVSVGVITPYKLQLKCLKMEFGNALGPDEVKEIYINTVDAFQGQERDVIIMSCVRASGHGVGFVADIRRMNVALTRAKRALWVMGNASALMKCEDWAALITDARERNCFMEMESLPKDFPVPSFIPKAPNARGFRPGGSRTRSIDMLHNETRSGTPSEDDERQQQLSARMTTFPRNGNFRRENSVVDDSDQSWQHGTIQRRQNFGRPFGRRD